One window from the genome of Myripristis murdjan chromosome 6, fMyrMur1.1, whole genome shotgun sequence encodes:
- the actr6 gene encoding actin-related protein 6: protein MATLVLDNGAYTAKIGYNHEKVSVIPNCQFRSKTSRLKTFTANQLDEIKDPSGLFYILPFQKGYLVNWDVQRKVWDHLFGKEMFKVEFADTSIVITEPYFNFTSIQESMNEILFEEYQFQSALRINAGSLSAHHYFHMNPSQLCCLVVDSGFSFTHIAPYCRSRKMNEGISRINVGGKLLTNHLKEIISYRQLHVMDETHVINQVKEDVCYVSQEFYKDMEIAQLKGEENTVMRDYVLPDFSSIKKGFCKPREEMVFTGKYKTGEQILRLANERFAVPEMLFHPSDIGIQEMGIPEAIVHSIQSMPEEMQPHFYQNIVLTGGNTLFPGFRERLEADLRSLSPSHLPVSVLLPTNPICYSWEGGKLLSHNPDYDEMVVTREDYEENGHFICEEKFDI, encoded by the exons ATGGCTACGCTAGTTCTTGACAACGGAGCCTATACGGCAAAAATAGGATACAACCATGAAAAAGTCAG TGTCATCCCAAACTGCCAGTTCCGCTCCAAGACGTCAAGGTTAAAAACCTTCACTGCCAATCAACTAGATGAAATCAAAGATCCTTCTGGTCTGTTCTACATCCTCCCCTTCCAGAAG GGGTATCTGGTCAACTGGGATGTCCAGAGGAAAGTCTGGGATCATCTCTTTGGAAAGGAGATGTTCAAG GTTGAGTTTGCAGACACCAGCATCGTCATCACAGAACCTTACTTCAACTTCACCTCCATTCAGGAGTCAATGAATGAAATCTTGTTTGAGGAGTACCAGTTCCAGTCTGCTCTCAGGATAAACG CGGGCTCTCTTAGCGCTCATCACTACTTCCATATGAATCCCTCACAGCTTTGCTGCCTGGTGGTTGACAGTGGCTTCTCCTTCACCCACATTGCTCCCTATTGCAGGagcaggaaaatgaatgagGGCATTAGCAG GATCAATGTTGGAGGAAAGTTACTGACCAATCACCTGAAGGAGATCATTTCTTATCG CCAGTTACATGTGATGGATGAGACCCATGTGATCAACCAGGTGAAGGAGGATGTCTGCTATGTCTCCCAGGAGTTTTACAAGGACATGGAGATTGCTCA GTTAAAGGGGGAGGAGAACACTGTGATGAGGGATTATGTTCTACCAGACTTCAGCTCCATCAAAAAGGGCTTCTGCAAG CCTCGAGAGGAGATGGTCTTCACTGGAAAATACAAGACAGGAGAGCAGATCCTGAGATTGGCCAATGAGCGCTTTGCTGTGCCTGAGATGCTCTTCCACCCGTCTGACATCGGCATCCAAGAGATGGGCATTCCTGAAGCCATTGTCCACTCCATTCAGTCCATGCCGGAAG AGATGCAGCCCCACTTCTACCAGAACATCGTCCTGACTGGAGGGAACACTTTGTTTCCAGGCTTCAGAGAGCGGCTAGAGGCAGATCTTCGATCTCTCAGCCCCAGCCACCTCCCTGTGTCAGTACTGCTGCCTACAAA TCCAATCTGTTACTCATGGGAAGGAGGGAAGCTGCTGTCCCACAACCCGGACTACGATGAGATGGTGGTGACCAGGGAGGATTATgaagaaaatggacatttcatTTGTGAAGAAAAGTTTGACATTTGA